The following nucleotide sequence is from Pectinophora gossypiella chromosome 17, ilPecGoss1.1, whole genome shotgun sequence.
CAATCTATCCATTCTGTCTTCTGCTATATTTGAGTATTCGGACAAGAACTACGTAAACAtgccattatttttattattagtctTAAAATAGCGACCGCACGTCATCGGCTGCGTAACCATTTTTATCTATCGTCTGCTTCCGTATGTCTATCGTGTCGAGATAAACTCCTCCCTGTTTTAATGGCAATTTTaacatacttatataaactcacgtttTTATTGCGTAGATTTTTAAAGTTAGGTATGCTTTGGCGTCGCACTAGCTAAACTAagctaggtaggtacctcataAAAGTTTAGTTTATAACTACATAACAgtagttataaattatattattgtataattattatttgttgaattgaatttataaatgattgaatgagtaaatataatattaggtaccatgtattatctgaattctgattCCAATCTAATTTTGACAGTAATCTACGGGTTTTGTTTGCatgaaaataaaagatttgttattattatattttctttgtacCTAGCTGCTAGACCTTTTAAATAGACATGTGTCCCGAATTTATCAGTCATTAAGTAAAACGTGCTTGATAATGCGTACCGACGATGTTTTATAACTAAAAGATTTTGGGTAGATTACAGGTTATCGCACTAGATTTTATGTTTAGTAAATTACAAATCATCTGACGACCCTAATAAATCCCGGTAGGACAATCTCTGACGCCTTCACGCTAAAACTactaaaccgattttgatgaaatttgtaCAGAAATAGATTACATATTGGGACCGAACAGATACGCCGCGCGCGGTACCCGAAATCCACACGCACGGAGTCGTGGGCGGAAAGATTGCCATTGTATAAGTTTATCCTttgttctcttcttctatcgtgtgggttgtgaggtggattacaaaccccATCAAGCCTGGtatcatggttattattgagccgccataggaccctgccatgactcatgtaacgactacgtacttacaatagcaagtagtaaccaggaccaacggcttaacgtgccttcctaagcacggattatcttacttttggacaatcaggtgaacagcttgtaatgtcctaaccaaactagggatcacaaagtgtccTTTGTTGACATTTTGCCATAccattatgttaaaaataaatgactcATTGTTGTTATGCTACACTATGATTAAGCTGTTACAAATAATTGcataaaacaaagaaatataatGCATGTCCATTCAGATTATCAATTTAGATAAGATGTATTGTTTACGTCGACATAATagacataaattaaaatacccAGCAATTGAAAATGCAATTCAAATGTACATTTCTACAAATAGAATTTTGTTAAAagacattataaatattattaagagAGCATACATTGAACCCAGCAAAGAATAacatattaggtaggtactactcATATATTTTGTCACCATTCATTCTTAGGCTTTGGTAACAAAAACAATgagagattttccaggctatgttcagcaaaaacaatatagatggtgttGTATAGCTtcaacatgataattacctattttctcaatactcaggtacataattattccaaaatacaatgtaatggcagaagcataatatatttatataaaaataattgttgcttggtaTTTGGATCACCttaagtatagaattatgttactgcttatattgcttctctttattttgatcagaataataataggtggacgATGtatttgtgcctgggtgtaataaaaagggtcatcatttatacccaaaaacaatgataaaagtaTGTCTGTTAgataaaggaaaaataaataaaatgtgtacagctccatctatatcatttttgaggaacatagccctCCATTAGTCCCtcgttaattataaataataaaataataatatgctagatgactgggtcaaagtaaaattataaaatgctaatctagaatttAAAATAGAAGCTGGTCTAAACTAGCACAGGTTCTCAATGATTGGTATTGTTATTCGCTGGCCGTTTTCCATAAATATGCATGATACCTAAACAACTGGATTACTCCAGCCCAACTAATTCCCCAAGGAAGTCTAACACACCTTTAATGTTCCcaactagaaaaaaaaacatgactacggaaaaaaatattgagaattgTTTGCAATAAAAAGCAACCATGCATTATTATAACTCAATCAAATGTGGATATTTCACGCAGAATGTTTGCTTGCATAACCTAGCCGATTGATCTACAAATTATACAACCAACACATACTACATTTCAATTGGTAATACACTCATGTAATTAGACCAATCATAGCTTGTGTAATAGTGCATAGTATCAGAATGTGCTATTACATTTTGGTAAAAATTTTACTGTTTTGGCAGCAATAGTATTACTTGACAACAAGACAAAGGAATTAAAATCTGAAGGATTTGTTAGTGAACATGTTTTCAATGTCAATATGAAAGAGTTTACATTGATCACTTGACACCtttaaaattaagtgaattggCAATCAACTGTGtaaacaatttggttttgaCTTTGAAATAAATGAACAATTAATTTATTTCCTTATGAGTATCATACCTAAAATATCCAATTAAACTTACttattgtaacaaaattatatctCATAGAAACAGACCAAAAAACatatttcgtttaaaattatagAAGTTATGCctgaacaaacataaaaaagaaatatacggtcaaattgagaacctcctccttttttgaagtcggtaaactAAATAAATGCTATTACTCACTTCATTGTCTCCCAAATAAATCTTAACCTGGTCCCTCTTTTCCACAAGGTCTCCTGTGTCCCGAATTTTGACTTCATAACTGATTCTGCAAATATCACTTCTGTGCGGCCTTAATCCGTCAGACTCATCTCCGGCTTTCAATATCTGTAACCATCAAAAAAATAGATATTCCTTTTTCACCAATATACTATGGTAGGAGGGGAAAGCTGTACAAACACTGAATGGTGAACCGACTGCCAAGCTGACATGAGTCAATCACACTGTCTCACCAGTCACATACCCAGGTAACCAGGACTTGCACTCGGACTATAGTagtaattttatcattaccaAAATATCAAAGAAAGCAAATCTATTTATAAATCTTACGTATGAAAAAATGATTTCTTGTCACAGATAATACATCTGAATAGACATGTATACTGATCTGCTCAACTGATAAGCATGTCAAAaggatatgttttgttttgtagatAATCAATGTTGGCGAATGGTTATTCCATATTGTTATATAAACAGAAGTATGATTTCCAAATATATTTATCCACAATAACCATTACACTttgtgaaaaatatatttacatgaACAAAACATTACTGAAGTAAACAGGGTACTGGTACTAATATATTCGGAAGACGTAGAAAGTATTTTAGGACCTTTTTTAGCAGAGTTCCAGATCCGAGCACGTCCTGCCACTCGTCTGTCTTTGCCTCAGCAGGCTTCTCCTTCTCAGCGGCCGCAGCCTCCGCGAGCTTCGCCTCCTCAATTTCCTGCGCCGCCGCAGAGGCCAGATCCTCGAACGACGAACTCTCAGATTTATCCACCAACGTACCTTGTCCTTCACTCATCTGAAAACATGCTCATGATTTGCCCCACTTCATCCTAATACGTAGATGTTTATCAAACTTATCAACACACATTTCGTCAACTCGTGAATCATGTGTAGGACAAAACAAATATTCCTGAAAACCCACTCACCTTAAACTTTTTCGTTtaacacaaaatataaaaataaatctcgTACTTTTGGAAATGATAATTCAACtttttggatttaatttttttaggaATGAAAAGTCAAAATAGGGTGCGTTCGAAATTGAAATACAATAATCCTTTTTCTCACTATTGAATCCGCTTTGTTAAACACCATGCATATTTCACGAGTAATACACAAATATTAAAGTAAATCAAATTGTGCTTACATAGTTAAAACCGTTTATAGGAGTATCATTATAATGACAAATCAAATATCTAGTTTAATTGTTAAATCTGTAGTGTaggtattaaattattaattccaTTGTATGAATTCAGTTTCAGAACACTGTCATATGGACAAAAAAAATcagcaaaaaataaataagaaattattGGCAAGCATTCATAACAGATGGATTATcgccgtttttttttaatgaagctATTTTCAAAACAGCTCTATatatcaaatgaaaaaaaatacattgtataCTACATAATCGAGCAGTTAAGGATAATAGTAGGCTTTGGCTTCCCCATTTAAGTCATCTTTTGCTGATCTCTCGCGTCGCGGTACGCGTCTTTCCAATGCCTTTCTTctcaattaaaaagtaaataaattgacATTACGTTTATTTTCTAGATCAAAGCGTTAAGTGTAATGCAAAAAAAAGTGCGAATTAAAGAgtccctcagaacaataactaaagcatagaaggaaggctaaaataagaattcagaaactataaaccggctctcttctagcttacgacacaaactatgagtgagaaaaggacaaatgattcgctctttgcttcattttttccgaggttgtcacaacatgaaatgtcatttggacctattggactcattttaactcggccaaatacatagtaacatacataagaagattttacttatatttaccgaactatttgacacggtcgcgtcaactgtgtttacgagtgtcttgtgttcagattgttttaagtgataatttaacaatatttttccaaataaatggaaagaaacttttatttatatcaaataattgagtgtctcgactgtgtgacattatgtcttgtgtggtatggggctgcagctcacattcaggaagaaaagaaaatagccaacaacttctgtcgtttcatcggtaagttttttgtaattttctagtgaaatgtgaactgctgaacaattttaggaaagtaatatgttttgctgaatagatttgtagcataaaatatttgagatatccattatattatacgtttcatcgatgaatacggaattgatttgaggttatgttgattgtccatagtgatgtactaaaattatcgatacttttaatttttagatttcctgtagacgataacaaagagaaagaatggataattcgcattaatagacgaaattggattccaaataagtacagccgtatttgctcgaaacattttactgcggattcatatatgtgtgttcctaattcaaagtggaggcgtcttcgagacgatgctattcctacattgaacattatagatcagacagatgaaatggtgtttaaatttaaatttcagcctagcctgcatcatctcactgctggatagatagataagatatttgtatcatgttatcacaacacgtttatactatctatcattcaactacatattattatgtacttaataaacttagtatatactaagtctgtagttgttttatgtctaaacaattatgagttgtacacgttttatataagtaaattattattatctttgatttcagatattaaatccaaaagtgtcgactggatttacatgaaaaggtatatcaaataattttctttttttatatttttaacatgatatacatatatagagtgtataattcaaccagctgcacaatgcacttaaatcagatatattttacttttatttttatagattattttgtacatatactattttaacattattattaaactttatttcagtcagttcaagaagacgagatgaaaaatttaaaagaaaagctgaacaagtcccgcctcaagatcaaacgacttaatgaaaaaaaaaaaacaatgtgacagggtgtcacaaagacagtttctaagcaaattgacactgtttagaaattaataaatttgtatttattgtaaatataatgtacataattaataacgtgtgaaataaatacttgctaatgaacagatttacgatctaatttatatttcattttacctcctgttcttatttactcctactccaacactccaggttgatacgaactgcgcccaataaagaatgtaatgaatgttatagatttgtgtaagcgacttagataaatcttgactaaaccttcctttacaaatacaaatatactttattgcacacaacatacaatacttacaagttttacacgaaagatacagtacaccacctacctaccttttactttccctttctgttctcttatgaatacttgtatgccgtatttttttaagtataatgctatatctagtaggtacgagtatggtaatcctagtattgaaacagcttgtagccctagtaaagaccgccattttatgtttacagagtggcacgttttttctgtaggtatttccagtccatactcttttctatgtctatggcgtgaccccatcgggcctcttaccgtctgtgcggcttagacccggcggcggcggttccaatttgcacggcacgtcgatcgacaccagtgcacggcggatgacatcataaataaattcgaatattacaaaatacttaccgattaaacgataacagttggctattttctttccttcctgaatgtgagctgcagctccaaactaatataaaccagacaatataatccaaaaatggttagatacttacctatcagagacagagtctcctttcatcaagaagaagataattgcatcctacaaaaagaaatcttgtaaaaaaaatttatcgacattaattgtaagtaaatttaattttatcgacatattactaaagtgaaacccaacactaggcaatgaaaaacttgtgacaacctacgaaattacgaaacaatttttgtatatgcgtctttgtctaacattacgccggttccgtaagataaagtagagcagaattatagagttctgttgctattttagccttccttctatgctttagttattgttctgagaaaGAGTCCATAAGGTTTTATATAGTGTCGTTTTGTtgtttatattgtttatgaacGGTATATTCTGAAATAAACAGTGTTACTTCAGTACACGGAACGTAAACAATCGATTTTTCAcatttatagttattttattaccaaAATAATTATGCAGAAGTATGAGAAGCTCGAGAAAATTGGTGAAGGAACCTACGGGACCGTTTTTAAAgccaaaaataaagaaagtcaTGAGATAGTGGCTCTGAAGCGGGTGAGGTTAGACGACGACGATGAAGGTGTACCATCTTCCGCTTTACGTGAAATATGTCTCCTTAAAGAACTTAAACACAAGAACATCGTGCGGCTGTACGATGTCCTGCACAGTGAAAAGAAACTGACACTAGTGTTCGAACATTGTGACCAGGACTTGAAGAAGTACTTCGACAGTTTAAATGGAGAAATAGATCTGGATGTGGTGAAATCCTTTATGTATCAATTGTTGAGGGGACTCGCGTTCTGTCATAGTCATAACGTACTTCATCGCGACCTTAAGccacaaaatttgttgataaataaaaatgggGAGTTAAAGTTGGCTGACTTTGGTTTAGCGAGAGCCTTTGGTATACCAGTGAAGTGCTATTCGGCGGAGGTGGTGACGCTGTGGTACCGGCCGCCGGACGTGTTGTTCGGTGCCAAGCTGTACACCACCAGTATAGATATGTGGTCAGCAGGGTGTATATTTGCTGAACTAGCCAACTCAGGCCGCCCTCTCTTCCCTGGATCTGATGTTGATGACCAACTGAAGAGGATTTTTAAACTATTGGGTTAGTCAATATGTAAATCCCTCTTTAATATGTAATATCATTGAATTtcacaaagaaaaacaaataggTGTTATGAAACCCTATAGGTACAAAGTCAATGTTAATTGCATAAATGAAGCCATTATGTTTCTTTCCTGTTTGAAAAGTCATTGTCATGTGTATGCACAGTCTCAGTGTTATTTTGTGATTACAGGCACACCAAATGAGGACACATGGCCTGGTGTGACTCAGCTGCCTGACTACAAGCCTCTGCCCATCTACCAGCCTAGTCTTGGCTTAGCCCAGGTGGTGCCCCGGCTGTCGGCCCGAGGCCGGGACCTATTGGCTCGCCTTCTCACCTGCAACCCAGCCCTCCGCATGCCTGCTGACGATGCCATGGCACATGCCTACTTCCACGACCTCAATCCATCAGTAAAAAATGACAGATGTTAACAATCAATACACCCATACAAATGTACCTCAGAACTATTATATTGTGCTAAACAAAGCAATGAAGAGGTACAGGAGTATTATGAGGAAGAAGACTCTTAAATATGGTTTGACATATGGACATACAGTGTGTATGATTAATAGAATTTAGAAACAGTTGTACCAGTTAAGTGTTGGTGTTTCTTACTTTGACTATTTTAATAATTGGAAGCTTTTTACCtgtgttgtttatttatttaattaaatattttattacattgtcTTAGCCTAACATGACTGTCTTAACTATTAGTTTTAATACTAATCTGCTCAAGATACTGGTGATCTCACATGCATGTTAAAGTGattaaaatgatttacaatttgttatgttaaattatgaaataatacatgtgtatttatattataggaaataagactgtaaaatcaattgctaatataaaatgtaaaattcgGGTTAATTATAAGAGTAAGAAAAACTTTTGATAATTAGCAATAAATATTGTGACTTTCATGGGCATTATCTTAAATATTTTCAGCAGCTTCCTTTAGTTCAGCACATATGATCTCGCTCACATCCTTGATGGTCTCACTGGTAGCCTTCATGCTTGAGGAAGTGCTTGAAAAGCTCTGAATTGTTTCACTCATCATACTACTCTTCATGCTGGACATTTCTGCACTGGCTGATACATTTGTCTCAGCTGTCTTCTCTTTTTTCAACTCATTAATTAATGTCTTACATTGTCCAATAGCTTCCTCTAATTTTTCACCAGTATTTGGTATGGTTCTATCAGTCGATATCAGTTTAAGAAGCTCGTCGGTTTCTTTTCTACTTTCTGATAGAATTTTTTCAGTACCTGAAGCTGCCTCCTTTAAGAGTTCTGGTTTAAGTAGCCTACAGTGTTCCTCTTTCTTTGTTGATTGGGTCTCTTTTTTATCCTTTTGCATGTCAGTTTCTTTTTTCACCTCACGTGTACCGTTTTTAACTGATTCGATTTTTGTTTTCTCTTTCATCATCTTACATTGTTCTTCCGTCGTCTCCGTATTTCGACAAGGTTCGGTCATTTTTATCGGAATTACTTTTACGTCGGCTTTTATTTCCATATCCATTTTCTTGTTTGCCATCACAGTTAACACCCCGTCTGATGAAAGTGTGGAAGTAACCGACTCCGAGAGACAGTCCTTCGGCATAGTATATCGTCTTGTGAATTGTCTTGAAATAAATCCATGTTCGTCTTTTCTCTCTTCGTGTTTGCCTTCTATTATAATTTCGTTGTCATTCACTTTCACGCTGATTTCTTTTGGGAGGAAATGTTGCACATCTAAAGTAATCTTGAAGTTATCCTTTGTATTATCTATTGTCGATCCACATTCTTTCTTAGCCATTTCTTCGCAGAGTTTCCATGGTCTGAAGTAATTTGTGCCTTGATTGTTGAAGAACGGGACGAGTATGTCTTGAGGGGAGATGTTCATTCCGAAGCTCTGCTCTGGTAGTCGAGTGGTAATCAGTCTAGGCCAATCCATTTCGTTACACGTGTGTGAAGATGAAGGATTTTGGCAGTGTACTGAGAAATAGCAGACTGGGTTGGACGTTTTTATAGACCATCGCTTCCGGTTACACGTTGACTAATGGTTGTCTCTAGTAGACCATTAATGTACTTCCATTCATTAGGTACGTGATTTACTCCAGCCAGTCAGGGGTTCAATAGATCGATTAAAAATGCAAATGGGCGCTAGtaaaaaaatgttatcaaataaaattaaaacttaatacGTTCTAAAATTCGCTAACTGTATACCTACAATCTGCCCAAAGGCTACCACTGGACCAACCGAACATACTTCTATTACATTACAAAGCTCCACCGTGAACTTCACCGTGAGTTTCTTCTCGTAAAAAGCATCGACGGTTACTTGAATACGCTatagtacaattttaattaagaatacaTAAGATCTCGtgtatttcccgttgggataggcagacaccacggaattccacttgctacgaTGCTGACACATCACATTTTCTTATTCCACTCTGATTAAAGTCTTAATTCAAGTTCGCCGGCTTAGTGTACTCTAGACCTGGCcttttttaaaacatcctggatacGGTCGCGGTATGTTCAGCGCGAGAGGAATGTAAGTGATAACTTACACCGGCACCATAAATCTTAATCAAGAATAATAATCTCTCTATCCCTCCCTGTCAACACGCTATATCTATttaggctcacaatccgaaggtcctgcgtccgaatcccggtggggacatcacaaaaatcagtttgtgatccctggtttggttaggacattacaggctgatcatctgattgtccgaaagtaagacgatccgtgcttcggaaggcacgttggtcccggttactacttactgatgtaagtacgtagtcgttatgactcaatagtaaccctgacaccagggttgatgagtttgatAATTGACCTCAATAGAAGATCCATTTAAGAGATTGGGTAGTGTGAGGGCATAATCTTCTTTATAGTTTATTAActaatttgtatttaaatttataCGGCGTTCAGCCCTACGTAAGATCGTAAATAACATCGATAGCTAACTGATTGATGCATGAACTTTCTCCCAGTATAAATAGCTGGCATTTTGAGTGGTATTTCAAACGAGGCTTTAAATATAGCTGGGTGATGATCGAATTACTCTCTTTCTGTCCCCGTATAAATAAAGCTCGATAAACAGGAACGGGCGAAGAAATTGGAACAAATAGGTTTGTAGTGACACAGACTGGGTAAGGTAGGTACGCACTTACTTTAATTATCAGAATACAACTAATGAACGCAAGATCTTatgacttataataattatgcgtGATTAGAACAATGGTAACGACTTACTAGCCTATGACCCTTGTTTTGACGTAGCATAATGTAGACTTGAAtcagatggcaataactacttagCTAGACAACTAAGGCTAACTCCAATACCCCATTCACACATAGGACACAATCCCCATGATTGTGCCCtatgggtgagagcccttaggaCACAATCCCAATGACATGCTCACAATGATAAATAGCATCccatgtttttatttactttgctAGCCTGGGCCAGTAGAAAAGGCAGATTTACAGAACTATATAAGCTGCAAATCtccaaattaatttaaaactatCAGCAAGGGGAatcaaaacaagaaatacaaaaataagctTTATTCATAACATTTCCATTTCAGCTCTTTTCCGTTTCCTGTGATTAGCGACCATGTTGGCTGTCTGTAGTGGACAGTCGCCCCTCTGTAGCCAGCCAGAGAGGGCGCGCTCCGTCGTCGCAGCTTCAGCGGCGCGAGTCCTCTCGCTGGTTGATAGTGGCTGCACAGCACCCACAGAGTCACTTGACACACTGGCAGAAAGCAACATCTTGAACCTTTGTCTAAACGTCTGTAAATTTAATTTCAAGAAATGAaatacaaaactataaataggtatattaagaGTTGTaacttttgtaataataaaattattattttttaccataCAGGAAAATACCCATACAGGACaggacttttttttattaaaaaaaacaatgagttGACTTCAATACCTCAGTATTATTAGaccagaaatattttttttttataatttttatacttGTTATGTTACAGTACTTACATTGACTAATGTGTTAGCAACTTCGCCTTTAATATCATGTTTTGCTACATAACAACCAAGCTCGTAGAAATGTTGTCCAAGTTTGTGCATATCAACAGTACACGCATCTGCATTTAAGATTTCCCTATATGCTTCCTTGTATATTTTAGGCAAATCTACGCTCACTAATGGTGGTCTTCTAGAGTATAAAGATTCAGCTAGCCACAAAGGTATTTCAACATTGGTCCCCGCCTTTAGGTCGTCTTCAGTCGCTGAAGGGTCTAGGAAACCTAAAACCGAGGTAAAATGTAacaaccatttttttatttacaaataagaGTATGTTTAGAACACTTAGGACATACCCATTTTCGGCAGATCGTGTAAAAATTTACAAGGTACTTTCTCATTCGTTACTAAAATGTCTGATATAGATAAATAATTCGAATTACTCATTGTTTATACTGTACTTTATGCGAAAACTTCCACGAAAATATATTTTGCCGCCAAAGTGATAATCACATAACCTCCAAACTTTGACAATACAGTAGTGGTTGATCAATCACTGTCGGTGGTTTGTGTGACCACAAATCTTTCGTCAATCATCTGACAAACAGTATATGAAACAAATAACGACCACAGTACTCTAacaataaggtcgatttttgtttgactataagtcatgattgacgaaagATTGGTGGAGGTTGTAGGGTTGTTTCCAAGATGTTTCATAGAACCATAGACAAAAATATCGCGGTCATGGCGGTCATTTTGttgcaaaaagaaatataaacagGGAATgctaatggttaacacgctcgttccggcttgacaagagcggcggattcaagtcccgttcgagtcacattttttttttttgttgtcttgTCAATCTAGCGAGTGAACAAGTAGAACTTAAAAGATTGATCAAGCGATAATGTTCGGTCGGCTCCAAGGTCGGCTCGTTGGTTCACAGACTACAAATAAAACCAGCGGTTGTTTGGTTTGGTTCGGTTGATTCGGATCCGGTTCTTGTTGTGGcttcttctaaatattttttgatttaactatataaaacaaacttttattcatatttgtgACGTGTAGTCATGTATGCTACTTCGATTAGTGGATAATGTGTGTTATTtctaattttaataacaaaggTAGAACCCTAGAAAGTGGAGCCAAGCCGCTGCATTACATTACAACGCAGTGTTGCTTGAAACTCGACGGTTGCTGTTGGTTATTTTCTTGAACAAACTGCAATAATAAGCAAGAAAATGCCTGGGTAAGCAAATTTTCTACTTAGCAGCGTCATTACGTACCTATTTGGGTACCTACCATCTTGAATATATACTGTACTACATTTCGAGACTATTTTGGCGGTTAAACATTCCTATCATTTTTCTAAAACTATGAATAGTTTATatgtttatatttgtaattatattttcgaAATGAAT
It contains:
- the LOC126374416 gene encoding cyclin-dependent-like kinase 5, encoding MQKYEKLEKIGEGTYGTVFKAKNKESHEIVALKRVRLDDDDEGVPSSALREICLLKELKHKNIVRLYDVLHSEKKLTLVFEHCDQDLKKYFDSLNGEIDLDVVKSFMYQLLRGLAFCHSHNVLHRDLKPQNLLINKNGELKLADFGLARAFGIPVKCYSAEVVTLWYRPPDVLFGAKLYTTSIDMWSAGCIFAELANSGRPLFPGSDVDDQLKRIFKLLGTPNEDTWPGVTQLPDYKPLPIYQPSLGLAQVVPRLSARGRDLLARLLTCNPALRMPADDAMAHAYFHDLNPSVKNDRC
- the LOC126374460 gene encoding DNA replication complex GINS protein PSF3, producing MSNSNYLSISDILVTNEKVPCKFLHDLPKMGFLDPSATEDDLKAGTNVEIPLWLAESLYSRRPPLVSVDLPKIYKEAYREILNADACTVDMHKLGQHFYELGCYVAKHDIKGEVANTLVNTFRQRFKMLLSASVSSDSVGAVQPLSTSERTRAAEAATTERALSGWLQRGDCPLQTANMVANHRKRKRAEMEML